In Limanda limanda chromosome 21, fLimLim1.1, whole genome shotgun sequence, a genomic segment contains:
- the LOC133027906 gene encoding LOW QUALITY PROTEIN: exosome complex component CSL4-like (The sequence of the model RefSeq protein was modified relative to this genomic sequence to represent the inferred CDS: substituted 1 base at 1 genomic stop codon), whose product MKLCVPGDKLCNIEDCSPGTGVYQRHGYIYSSLAGYVLRKNEGVQLPVISVVRETEAQLLPDVGAIVTCKVTSVNPQFAKVQILYVGSTPLKDRFRGTIRKEDVRATEKDKVETYKSFRPGDIVLAKVISLGDFQSNYLLTTSENELGVVVAHSEAGAQMVPISWCEMQCPRTHTKEFRXVARVQPEYLQA is encoded by the coding sequence ATGAAGCTGTGTGTTCCAGGTGACAAACTATGCAACATAGAAGACTGCTCTCCAGGCACAGGAGTATATCAGCGGCACGGCTACATCTACTCCTCACTAGCAGGCTACGTGCTTAGGAAAAACGAGGGAGTCCAGTTACCTGTGATCTCAGTGGTGAGGGAAACAGAAGCACAACTGCTTCCAGATGTGGGAGCAATAGTCACCTGTAAGGTGACCAGCGTCAACCCCCAGTTCGCCAAGGTCCAGATCCTCTATGTAGGCTCCACGCCACTGAAAGATCGCTTCAGAGGGACCATCAGGAAAGAAGATGTGCGTGCGACAGAGAAGGACAAGGTGGAGACATACAAAAGCTTCAGACCTGGTGACATCGTCCTGGCCAAAGTTATTTCTTTGGGTGATTTTCAGTCAAACTACCTGTTGACAACTTCTGAGAATGAGCTGGGAGTCGTGGTGGCACACAGTGAAGCAGGTGCCCAGATGGTTCCCATCAGCTGGTGCGAGATGCAGTGCCCGCGGACGCACACCAAAGAGTTCCGCTAAGTGGCACGAGTGCAGCCGGAGTATCTACAGGCATGA
- the LOC133028032 gene encoding WD repeat-containing protein 70-like — protein MDPSRVEEASDKMSNDDEMASVMGFSGFGKKARTFDLDAIFETTRRTAVERSQRVLEEREKEADVEEEGQSSKSVKPTVKTAATAFSKPESDSSSDSGSDSDSDSDVIGPPVPDELVGPPLPPGYTGSTAHSDDDDDEEEEEADDADEDNPVKKIPDTHEITLQHCTRTVSALGLDPSGARLVTGGYDYDVRFWDFAGMDQSLQAFRSLQPCECHQINHVQYSVTGDVILVISGNAQAKVLDRDGFNVMECVKGDQYIVDMANTKGHTAMLNCGCWHPKFMTCSNDGTVRTWDVNSEKKHKAVFKPRTFQGKVTPTCCTYSRDGKLIAAGCQDGSIQIWDRNLSVHTKFHCKQAHTPGSDPSCLAFSYDGMVLASRGGDDTLKTWDIRNFRKPLNVATGLPNNFTMTDCCFSPDDKLILTGTSVKKDQGSGKLVFFDRTSFQKVYEIEVTNASAIRCLWHPKLNQIMVGTANGLAKVYYDPFKSHRGAKLCVVKSQRKEKHTEVLTQDYIITPHALPMFREARQRSTRKQLEKDRLDPKKSNKPEPPVSGPGRGGRVAAHGGTLSSFIVKNIALDKTDDSDPRAAILRHAKEASENPYWVAPAYTQTQPEPLFAEESEEDEEAEKEPEWKKRKI, from the coding sequence ATGGATCCCAGCAGAGTGGAAGAAGCATCTGACAAGATGAGCAATGATGATGAGATGGCATCTGTCATGGGATTCTCTGGGTTTGGTAAGAAAGCCCGCACATTTGACCTGGATGCCATTTTTGAGACGACCCGACGAACTGCCGTTGAAAGGAGTCAGCGTGtgttagaggagagagagaaggaggctgacgtggaggaggaagggcagaGCTCCAAGTCGGTCAAGCCAACAGTCAAAACTGCAGCTACTGCTTTCAGTAAACCggagagtgacagcagcagtgacagtggtTCAGACTCTGACTCAGACTCTGATGTCATTGGGCCGCCAGTGCCTGATGAGCTTGTGGGACCGCCTCTTCCTCCAGGTTACACAGGCAGCACGGCtcacagtgatgatgatgatgatgaggaggaggaggaggcagatgatgctgatgaagacAATCCAGTGAAGAAAATTCCAGACACTCATGAGATCACCCTGCAGCACTGCACCAGGACAGTATCGGCTCTTGGCTTGGACCCGTCTGGAGCTCGTTTGGTGACGGGCGGATATGATTATGATGTTCGTTTCTGGGATTTTGCTGGGATGGACCAGTCTCTGCAGGCCTTCAGGTCCCTGCAGCCCTGTGAGTGCCATCAGATCAATCATGTGCAGTACAGTGTGACAGGTGATGTTATCCTGGTGATATCTGGTAACGCGCAGGCCAAGGTGTTGGACCGTGACGGCTTTAATGTGATGGAGTGTGTGAAGGGAGACCAGTACATTGTGGATATGGCTAACACCAAGGGCCATACAGCTATGCTGAACTGTGGCTGCTGGCATCCAAAGTTCATGACCTGCTCCAATGATGGCACCGTGCGCACATGGGACGTGAACTCTGAGAAGAAGCACAAGGCCGTGTTCAAACCGCGCACCTTCCAGGGAAAGGTCACACCCACATGTTGCACCTACAGCCGTGATGGGAAGCTGATAGCAGCCGGCTGCCAAGATGGCAGCATCCAGATCTGGGACAGAAACCTCAGCGTCCATACAAAGTTCCACTGTAAGCAAGCACACACTCCAGGATCAGACCCCTCCTGCCTCGCTTTTTCCTATGATGGCATGGTTCTGGCTTCACGTGGGGGTGATGACACTCTGAAGACGTGGGACATACGCAACTTCAGGAAGCCACTGAATGTAGCTACTGGATTACCCAACAACTTTACAATGACCGACTGCTGTTTCAGCCCAGACGACAAGCTTATTCTAACCGGGACGTCGGTGAAGAAAGACCAGGGCAGCGGGAAGCTCGTCTTCTTTGACCGAACCTCCTTCCAGAAAGTCTATGAAATAGAAGTCACCAACGCAAGTGCCATCCGCTGCCTGTGGCATCCAAAACTGAACCAGATAATGGTGGGAACTGCGAATGGACTGGCCAAGGTCTACTACGATCCTTTCAAAAGCCACAGAGGGGCGAAGCTTTGTGTGGTGAAGAGCCAGCGGAAAGAGAAGCACACCGAGGTCCTTACACAAGATTACATCATCACACCTCATGCGTTACCCATGTTCAGAGAGGCCCGACAGCGGAGTACACGGAAACAGCTGGAGAAGGACAGACTTGACCCCAAGAAGTCCAACAAGCCCGAGCCTCCAGTGTCGGGACCAGGTCGTGGAGGCAGAGTCGCAGCTCATGGTGGAACGCTGTCGTCGTTCATCGTGAAGAACATCGCTTTAGACAAAACAGATGACAGTGACCCCCGAGCTGCCATCCTACGTCACGCCAAGGAGGCTTCAGAGAACCCGTACTGGGTCGCCCCGGCGTACACACAGACCCAGCCCGAGCCTTTGTTTGCAGAGGAAtcggaggaggatgaggaagctGAGAAGGAGCCAGAGTGGAAGAAACGCAAGATCTGA